One stretch of Anabas testudineus chromosome 24, fAnaTes1.2, whole genome shotgun sequence DNA includes these proteins:
- the LOC113149591 gene encoding trace amine-associated receptor 1-like codes for MTFWAAGTDHCVEMAIGINGSSILTDIHPCYKTDVSYVLSSNPSTLCVLFHIFLDSLSVVTVCGNLLVIISIVYFKQLHTPTNYLVLSLSVADLLVGVLVFPLTMEFSITFCLYYKHVFCRVRGTFDVTLCTSSILNLCCISIDIYYAVCQPLTYKTKINNHVVVMMIVVSWGIAVIIGLSFMILGLNHEKCANSCFIDAVLLNIMGLIFSFYLPVLLMLCVYLKIFLVAQRQARSIQSTKIGATVSKMERKATKTLATVMGIFLMCWLPFFICTTTRSFSQVHLPLPFIELLNWLALSNSTLNPFIYALFYSWFRSAFRMIISGKIIQDDFTNSKL; via the exons ATGACCTTTTgggcagctg GAACAGACCATTGCGTTGAAATGGCTATCGGCATTAATGGGTCTAGTATCCTCACTGACATACATCCCTGCTACAAAACAGATGTCTCTTACGTTCTGTCAAGTAACCCTTCCACATTATGTGtattgtttcatattttcctgGATTCATTATCTGTTGTAACTGTATGTGGAAACCTTCTTGTAATAATCTCCATCGTTTACTTcaaacagctccacactcccacaaACTaccttgttctctctctttctgtggcTGACCTGCTTGTtggtgttttagtttttcctctaaCCATGGAATTCTCTATCACCTTCTGTCTCTACTACAAACATGTATTTTGCAGAGTACGTGGAACTTTTGATGTAACACTTTGCACCTCTTCTATACTAAACTTGTGCTGTATTTCTATTGACATATATTACGCAGTGTGTCAGCCGCTGACATATAAAACTAAGATAAATAATCATGTTGTTGTGATGATGATTGTGGTGAGCTGGGGTATTGCTGTCATAATTGGACTTAGCTTCATGATTTTAGGACTAAACCATGAAAAATGTGCCAACAGCTGTTTCATTGATGCTGTACTGTTAAACATCATGGgactcattttctctttttacctcCCAGTCCTTTTAATGCTCTGTGTGTACTTGAAGATTTTCCTCGTGGCACAGAGACAAGCACGCAGCATCCAGAGCACAAAGATAGGAGCAACTGTCAgtaagatggagagaaaagccACCAAAACACTGGCTACTGTGATGGGGATTTTTTTGATGTGTTGgctgcctttttttatttgtaccaCTACTCGTTCTTTCAGTCAGGTTCATTTGCCACTTCCTTTCATTGAATTACTTAACTGGCTTGCACTGTCCAATTCAACGCTCAATCCTTTTATTTACGCTCTTTTCTACAGCTGGTTCAGATCAGCTTTCAGAATGATTATCTCTGGGAAAATAATTCAAGATGATTTTACTAACTCAAAACTCTGA
- the LOC113149592 gene encoding trace amine-associated receptor 1-like, with product MAPQVPVNRTAADHIPPCYELDKVSYVLINTPSTICVLLYICLGSLSVVIVCGNLFIIISIIYFKQLHTPTNSLILSLAVADLLVGILVFPFSTRFTVSSCLYRENSFCKARSSFDVTLSTASILNLCCISIDRYYAVCHPLTYRTKMNFHVVVIMILVSWTVSVLVAVGFLVARLHYEKCEAACLRDVLLANILGPIFSFYLPVIIMLCIYLKIFLVAQRQARSIRNITCQSTKSGATVSRMERKATKTLATVLGVFLMCWTPFFLCFSFQLLNNVSVPAAVYETLNWFALLNSMLNPFIYAFFYSWFRAAFKIIVSGKIFKGDFANTKLS from the coding sequence ATGGCACCACAAGTCCCTGTCAACCGCACTGCTGCTGATCACATACCTCCCTGTTATGAGTTAGATAAGGTCTCTTATGTCCTGATAAACACTCCGTCCacaatatgtgttttgttgtatatttgtcttggctctctgtctgtggtaaTCGTATGTGGAAACCTTTTCATTATAATCTCCATCATTTACTTtaaacagctccacactcctacaaactctctcatcctctctctggctgtggcTGACCTGCTGGTCGGCATCCTGGTGTTTCCTTTTAGCACCAGATTCACTGTGAGCTCATGTCTGTATCGTGAAAATTCATTTTGCAAAGCGCGAAGCAGCTTTGATGTAACACTAAGCACGGCTTccattttgaatttgtgttgtatttccaTTGATAGATATTACGCAGTGTGTCACCCTCTCACATACAGGACTAAGATgaattttcatgttgttgtgatCATGATACTGGTGAGCTGGactgtttctgtgcttgttGCTGTGGGCTTTTTAGTTGCAAGATTACATTATGAAAAGTGTGAAGCAGCATGTTTAAGAGATGTTTTACTTGCAAATATTTTGGGacctattttctctttttacctACCGGTGATTATAATGCTCTGTATCTACCTGAAGATTTTCCTTGTGGCACAGAGACAGGCACGCAGCATCCGCAACATAAcctgtcagagcacaaagtCTGGAGCAACTGTCAGTAGGATGGAAAGAAAGGCCACAAAAACTCTGGCTACTGTTTTAGGGGTTTTTCTCATGTGCTGGactcctttcttcctctgttttagcTTTCAGCTTTTGAATAATGTCTCCGTTCCAGCAGCAGTGTATGAAACTCTCAACTGGTTCGCTCTGTTAAATTCAATGCTCAATCCGTTCATCTATGCCTTCTTCTACAGCTGGTTCCGTGCAGCTTTCAAAATAATTGTTtctggaaaaatatttaaaggtgATTTTGCTAACACAAAACTATCTTAA